A single Ziziphus jujuba cultivar Dongzao chromosome 11, ASM3175591v1 DNA region contains:
- the LOC107432976 gene encoding ascorbate transporter, chloroplastic isoform X2, with protein MVIGGLISNRNFGSFVGSDRNLLKPTGAFHEVDHPHLMSKSGKGSCNVILKQRIRGKCKCYLSSNPSFSRWSQSRMLDKFNLINGQSQKSDHAKINRTRSYYKSEEYDITEARVESLTSMEGSTDAIFVEGDVQEASPWWERFPKRWVIVFLCFTAFLLCNMDRVNMSIAILPMSQEFNWNSTTVGLIQSSFFWGYLLTQIVGGIWADRIGGKLVLGFGVVWWSVATVLTPIAAKIGLPFLLVMRAFMGIGEGVAMPAMNNILSKWIPVSERSRSLSLVYSGMYLGSVIGLAISPILISKFGWPSVFYSFGSIGSIWFALWQRKAYSSPKEDPDLSVEEKKLILGGNISKEPVSVIPWKLILSKAPVWALIISHFCHNWGTFILLTWMPTYYNQVLKFNLTESGLLCVLPWLTMAVFANIGGWIADTLVSKGLSITAVRKIMQSIGFLGPAFFLTQLSRVKTPAMAVLCMACSQGSDAFSQSGLYSNHQDIGPRYAGVLLGLSNTAGVLAGVFGTAATGYILQRGSWDDVFKVAVALYLIGTLIWNVFSTGEKILD; from the exons ATGGTTATTGGCGGTTTGATCTCGAACCGGAATTTCGGTTCCTTTGTTGGCTCAG ACAGGAACCTTCTGAAGCCAACAGGAGCCTTCCATGAAGTGGATCACCCACACTTAATGAGCAAATCTGGTAAAGGGTCTTGCAATGTCATTCTTAAGCAAAGAATTAGAGGAAAATGCAAATGTTATCTTTCTTCAAACCCCTCTTTTAGCAGGTGGAGTCAATCCAGAATGCTGGAtaagtttaatttaattaatgggCAATCCCAGAAGTCTGATCATGCTAAGATAAACAGAACTCGATCATATTACAAGTCTGAGGAGTATGACATAACAGAAGCAAGGGTAGAATCGCTGACTTCAATGGAAGGGTCAACTGATGCTATCTTTGTGGAAGGTGATGTGCAGGAAGCATCTCCTTGGTGGGAGCGCTTTCCTAAGCGCTGGGTTATTGTATTCCTCTGTTTTACAGCATTTCTGTTATGCAACATGGATCGC GTGAATATGAGCATTGCAATCCTTCCCATGTCACAGGAATTTAACTGGAACAGTACGACAGTTGGCCTGATTCAATcatcttttttttggggctatcTTCTTACCCAG ATTGTTGGAGGCATCTGGGCAGATAGAATTGGTGGGAAGCTGGTATTGGGTTTTGGAGTAGTCTGGTGGTCAGTAGCAACAGTTTTGACACCTATTGCGGCAAAAATTGGGCTTCCTTTTCTGCTTGTCATGCGTGCTTTTATGGGGATTGGTGAG GGTGTTGCCATGCCTGCTATGAATAACATACTTTCTAAGTGGATTCCAGTTTCTGAGAGAAGCAGATCGCTGTCACTGGTTTACAGTGGCATGTATCTTGGCTCTGTCATTGGGTTGGCTATCTCTCCTATTCTAATCAGCAAATTTGGATGGCCATCTGTGTTTTATTCATTTGGCTCCATTGGAAGTATCTGGTTTGCATTATGGCAAAGAAAA GCATATAGCTCACCAAAAGAAGATCCAGACCTTAGTGTGGAGGAAAAAAAGCTTATACTGGGAGGTAACATCTCCAAGGAACCTGTTTCAGTCATTCCATGGAAACTAATTTTATCTAAAGCACCTGTTTGGGCTCTTATCATCTCCCACTTTTGTCATAATTGGGGAACCTTTATTCTTTTGACGTGGATGCCTACATACTACAACCAG GTTTTGAAGTTTAACCTCACTGAATCCGGACTCCTTTGCGTCTTGCCATGGTTGACCATGGCTGTCTTTGCAAATATAGGAGGTTGGATTGCTGATACGCTTGTGAGCAAAGGCCTTTCCATAACAGCTGTTCGTAAG ATCATGCAATCAATAGGGTTTCTAGGCCCGGCCTTCTTTCTTACTCAGCTGAGCCGCGTGAAGACACCTGCTATGGCAGTGTTGTGCATGGCATGCAGTCAG GGATCTGATGCATTCTCACAATCTGGTCTCTATTCCAACCACCAAGACATTGGACCACGCTATGCT GGAGTGTTGCTAGGACTTTCAAATACAGCTGGTGTGCTTGCTGGTGTCTTTGGTACAGCTGCAACAGGGTATATACTCCAACGAG GTTCTTGGGATGATGTATTCAAGGTAGCTGTTGCTCTGTACCTCATAGGTACATTAATCTGGAACGTCTTTTCTACCGGAGAGAAAATTCTTGACTAG
- the LOC107432976 gene encoding ascorbate transporter, chloroplastic isoform X3 gives MSIAILPMSQEFNWNSTTVGLIQSSFFWGYLLTQIVGGIWADRIGGKLVLGFGVVWWSVATVLTPIAAKIGLPFLLVMRAFMGIGEGVAMPAMNNILSKWIPVSERSRSLSLVYSGMYLGSVIGLAISPILISKFGWPSVFYSFGSIGSIWFALWQRKAYSSPKEDPDLSVEEKKLILGGNISKEPVSVIPWKLILSKAPVWALIISHFCHNWGTFILLTWMPTYYNQVLKFNLTESGLLCVLPWLTMAVFANIGGWIADTLVSKGLSITAVRKIMQSIGFLGPAFFLTQLSRVKTPAMAVLCMACSQGSDAFSQSGLYSNHQDIGPRYAGVLLGLSNTAGVLAGVFGTAATGYILQRGSWDDVFKVAVALYLIGTLIWNVFSTGEKILD, from the exons ATGAGCATTGCAATCCTTCCCATGTCACAGGAATTTAACTGGAACAGTACGACAGTTGGCCTGATTCAATcatcttttttttggggctatcTTCTTACCCAG ATTGTTGGAGGCATCTGGGCAGATAGAATTGGTGGGAAGCTGGTATTGGGTTTTGGAGTAGTCTGGTGGTCAGTAGCAACAGTTTTGACACCTATTGCGGCAAAAATTGGGCTTCCTTTTCTGCTTGTCATGCGTGCTTTTATGGGGATTGGTGAG GGTGTTGCCATGCCTGCTATGAATAACATACTTTCTAAGTGGATTCCAGTTTCTGAGAGAAGCAGATCGCTGTCACTGGTTTACAGTGGCATGTATCTTGGCTCTGTCATTGGGTTGGCTATCTCTCCTATTCTAATCAGCAAATTTGGATGGCCATCTGTGTTTTATTCATTTGGCTCCATTGGAAGTATCTGGTTTGCATTATGGCAAAGAAAA GCATATAGCTCACCAAAAGAAGATCCAGACCTTAGTGTGGAGGAAAAAAAGCTTATACTGGGAGGTAACATCTCCAAGGAACCTGTTTCAGTCATTCCATGGAAACTAATTTTATCTAAAGCACCTGTTTGGGCTCTTATCATCTCCCACTTTTGTCATAATTGGGGAACCTTTATTCTTTTGACGTGGATGCCTACATACTACAACCAG GTTTTGAAGTTTAACCTCACTGAATCCGGACTCCTTTGCGTCTTGCCATGGTTGACCATGGCTGTCTTTGCAAATATAGGAGGTTGGATTGCTGATACGCTTGTGAGCAAAGGCCTTTCCATAACAGCTGTTCGTAAG ATCATGCAATCAATAGGGTTTCTAGGCCCGGCCTTCTTTCTTACTCAGCTGAGCCGCGTGAAGACACCTGCTATGGCAGTGTTGTGCATGGCATGCAGTCAG GGATCTGATGCATTCTCACAATCTGGTCTCTATTCCAACCACCAAGACATTGGACCACGCTATGCT GGAGTGTTGCTAGGACTTTCAAATACAGCTGGTGTGCTTGCTGGTGTCTTTGGTACAGCTGCAACAGGGTATATACTCCAACGAG GTTCTTGGGATGATGTATTCAAGGTAGCTGTTGCTCTGTACCTCATAGGTACATTAATCTGGAACGTCTTTTCTACCGGAGAGAAAATTCTTGACTAG
- the LOC107432976 gene encoding ascorbate transporter, chloroplastic isoform X1, which produces MVIGGLISNRNFGSFVGSGIVSQRKQATSHVRGEHSVARSVCYDQRNVGYHNLCMSRTNTPISRYSHSPYLHAIGTSDRNLLKPTGAFHEVDHPHLMSKSGKGSCNVILKQRIRGKCKCYLSSNPSFSRWSQSRMLDKFNLINGQSQKSDHAKINRTRSYYKSEEYDITEARVESLTSMEGSTDAIFVEGDVQEASPWWERFPKRWVIVFLCFTAFLLCNMDRVNMSIAILPMSQEFNWNSTTVGLIQSSFFWGYLLTQIVGGIWADRIGGKLVLGFGVVWWSVATVLTPIAAKIGLPFLLVMRAFMGIGEGVAMPAMNNILSKWIPVSERSRSLSLVYSGMYLGSVIGLAISPILISKFGWPSVFYSFGSIGSIWFALWQRKAYSSPKEDPDLSVEEKKLILGGNISKEPVSVIPWKLILSKAPVWALIISHFCHNWGTFILLTWMPTYYNQVLKFNLTESGLLCVLPWLTMAVFANIGGWIADTLVSKGLSITAVRKIMQSIGFLGPAFFLTQLSRVKTPAMAVLCMACSQGSDAFSQSGLYSNHQDIGPRYAGVLLGLSNTAGVLAGVFGTAATGYILQRGSWDDVFKVAVALYLIGTLIWNVFSTGEKILD; this is translated from the exons ATGGTTATTGGCGGTTTGATCTCGAACCGGAATTTCGGTTCCTTTGTTGGCTCAG GAATAGTGTCCCAAAGAAAACAGGCTACTTCACATGTTAGAGGCGAGCATTCAGTTGCTCGTTCTGTATGTTATGATCAACGGAATGTAGGCTACCATAATTTATGTATGTCGAGGACTAATACTCCTATATCTAGATACTCACATAGCCCATATCTTCATGCTATTGGTACCTCAGACAGGAACCTTCTGAAGCCAACAGGAGCCTTCCATGAAGTGGATCACCCACACTTAATGAGCAAATCTGGTAAAGGGTCTTGCAATGTCATTCTTAAGCAAAGAATTAGAGGAAAATGCAAATGTTATCTTTCTTCAAACCCCTCTTTTAGCAGGTGGAGTCAATCCAGAATGCTGGAtaagtttaatttaattaatgggCAATCCCAGAAGTCTGATCATGCTAAGATAAACAGAACTCGATCATATTACAAGTCTGAGGAGTATGACATAACAGAAGCAAGGGTAGAATCGCTGACTTCAATGGAAGGGTCAACTGATGCTATCTTTGTGGAAGGTGATGTGCAGGAAGCATCTCCTTGGTGGGAGCGCTTTCCTAAGCGCTGGGTTATTGTATTCCTCTGTTTTACAGCATTTCTGTTATGCAACATGGATCGC GTGAATATGAGCATTGCAATCCTTCCCATGTCACAGGAATTTAACTGGAACAGTACGACAGTTGGCCTGATTCAATcatcttttttttggggctatcTTCTTACCCAG ATTGTTGGAGGCATCTGGGCAGATAGAATTGGTGGGAAGCTGGTATTGGGTTTTGGAGTAGTCTGGTGGTCAGTAGCAACAGTTTTGACACCTATTGCGGCAAAAATTGGGCTTCCTTTTCTGCTTGTCATGCGTGCTTTTATGGGGATTGGTGAG GGTGTTGCCATGCCTGCTATGAATAACATACTTTCTAAGTGGATTCCAGTTTCTGAGAGAAGCAGATCGCTGTCACTGGTTTACAGTGGCATGTATCTTGGCTCTGTCATTGGGTTGGCTATCTCTCCTATTCTAATCAGCAAATTTGGATGGCCATCTGTGTTTTATTCATTTGGCTCCATTGGAAGTATCTGGTTTGCATTATGGCAAAGAAAA GCATATAGCTCACCAAAAGAAGATCCAGACCTTAGTGTGGAGGAAAAAAAGCTTATACTGGGAGGTAACATCTCCAAGGAACCTGTTTCAGTCATTCCATGGAAACTAATTTTATCTAAAGCACCTGTTTGGGCTCTTATCATCTCCCACTTTTGTCATAATTGGGGAACCTTTATTCTTTTGACGTGGATGCCTACATACTACAACCAG GTTTTGAAGTTTAACCTCACTGAATCCGGACTCCTTTGCGTCTTGCCATGGTTGACCATGGCTGTCTTTGCAAATATAGGAGGTTGGATTGCTGATACGCTTGTGAGCAAAGGCCTTTCCATAACAGCTGTTCGTAAG ATCATGCAATCAATAGGGTTTCTAGGCCCGGCCTTCTTTCTTACTCAGCTGAGCCGCGTGAAGACACCTGCTATGGCAGTGTTGTGCATGGCATGCAGTCAG GGATCTGATGCATTCTCACAATCTGGTCTCTATTCCAACCACCAAGACATTGGACCACGCTATGCT GGAGTGTTGCTAGGACTTTCAAATACAGCTGGTGTGCTTGCTGGTGTCTTTGGTACAGCTGCAACAGGGTATATACTCCAACGAG GTTCTTGGGATGATGTATTCAAGGTAGCTGTTGCTCTGTACCTCATAGGTACATTAATCTGGAACGTCTTTTCTACCGGAGAGAAAATTCTTGACTAG